In Bacteroidota bacterium, one DNA window encodes the following:
- the nrfD gene encoding polysulfide reductase NrfD has product MSGNHEAVVRDPLILGKKTYHQMTEDICRPIEGKANKWWWISFVIAFIAMIWGVTCLSYTIGNGIGTWGANKTVGWAWDITNFVWWIGIGHAGTLISAVLLLFRQRWRMSINRSAEAMTIFAVVCAGLFPLFHTGRPWLDYWMLPLANQFGSLWVNFNSPLLWDVFAISTYFSVSLVFWYLGLLPDLATVRDRCIDPTKRFIYGIISFGWKGTARDWHRFEEVSLVLAGLSTPLVLSVHTIVSFDFATSVVPGWHTTIFPPYFVAGAIFSGFAMVLTLMIIARKVLGLQEYITMQHIELMNKIIILTGSIVGIAYITEFFIAWYSGNMYESYAFQNRAFGPYWWAYWSMMTCNVITPQLFWFKKIRTSIMATFVISIFVNIGMWFERFVIIVTSLHRDYLPSSWTMYSPTFIEVGIFVGTIGLFFVLFLTFSRLFPIIALAELKSILKKTGNQYKKKGIL; this is encoded by the coding sequence ATGAGCGGTAATCATGAAGCGGTTGTCCGGGACCCCTTAATTCTCGGAAAGAAAACCTACCATCAGATGACAGAAGATATTTGTCGTCCGATAGAAGGAAAGGCAAATAAATGGTGGTGGATCTCCTTCGTAATAGCATTCATTGCTATGATCTGGGGAGTTACTTGTCTGTCATACACGATCGGAAACGGTATCGGAACCTGGGGTGCGAACAAGACAGTAGGCTGGGCATGGGATATCACCAACTTCGTTTGGTGGATCGGTATCGGTCACGCCGGAACATTAATCTCTGCAGTATTGTTGTTATTCAGACAACGCTGGAGAATGTCCATTAACCGTTCAGCAGAAGCGATGACAATTTTCGCCGTTGTTTGCGCAGGATTATTCCCGTTATTCCACACAGGTCGTCCCTGGTTAGATTACTGGATGTTACCATTGGCAAATCAGTTCGGTTCACTTTGGGTGAATTTCAACTCGCCACTTTTATGGGACGTTTTCGCCATCTCGACTTATTTCTCTGTATCACTTGTATTCTGGTATTTAGGATTACTACCTGATCTTGCAACGGTACGCGATCGTTGCATTGATCCAACGAAGCGTTTTATCTATGGAATCATATCATTCGGTTGGAAAGGAACAGCTCGTGACTGGCATCGGTTTGAGGAAGTCTCACTGGTACTCGCCGGTTTGTCTACGCCACTCGTACTTTCTGTACATACGATAGTCTCATTTGACTTCGCCACATCAGTAGTACCCGGATGGCATACTACTATCTTCCCGCCATACTTCGTTGCCGGAGCCATTTTCTCAGGTTTTGCAATGGTACTTACCCTGATGATCATAGCAAGAAAAGTTTTAGGACTTCAGGAGTATATTACAATGCAGCATATTGAATTGATGAATAAGATCATTATTCTGACGGGTTCAATAGTAGGTATTGCTTACATCACGGAATTCTTCATTGCATGGTATTCCGGAAATATGTATGAAAGTTATGCATTCCAGAATCGCGCCTTTGGTCCATATTGGTGGGCATACTGGAGCATGATGACGTGTAACGTAATCACACCGCAGCTTTTCTGGTTCAAAAAAATCCGGACAAGCATTATGGCAACATTTGTTATTTCGATCTTTGTAAATATCGGAATGTGGTTCGAGCGTTTTGTGATCATCGTAACATCTCTTCACCGTGACTATTTACCGTCAAGCTGGACGATGTATTCACCAACATTTATCGAAGTAGGGATTTTCGTAGGAACCATTGGTTTGTTCTTCGTATTATTCTTAACCTTCTCTCGTCTCTTCCCGATAATAGCTCTTGCAGAGTTAAAATCGATCCTGAAGAAAACGGGTAATCAGTATAAGAAAAAAGGTATTCTCTAA
- a CDS encoding cytochrome c has product MRKIVSIIVSVAAVAQLASCTNDDIKKPGYEYMPNMYRSPSYETYSSNPNFADSMTSRQPVEGTIARGNEIYNDYDRLPYPYPNTVEGYEAAGLNFKSPLQKSEATTEEGKVLYVNYCGHCHGATGKGDGAVAKNNGPIPPAYDSETIKNLPEGKMYHTITWGKNMMGSHASQVTPTQRWKIIMYIQTLQHPAGQTASASPADSTKSAGSTTKM; this is encoded by the coding sequence ATGAGAAAAATAGTAAGTATAATCGTTTCAGTTGCTGCAGTTGCTCAATTAGCTTCCTGCACAAATGATGACATCAAAAAACCGGGCTATGAATACATGCCAAACATGTATCGTTCGCCGAGTTATGAGACTTATTCTTCGAATCCGAATTTTGCCGACAGTATGACTTCTCGTCAACCGGTTGAAGGAACGATAGCAAGAGGAAATGAGATCTATAACGATTACGATCGTTTGCCATATCCGTATCCGAATACTGTAGAAGGATATGAAGCAGCCGGATTAAATTTCAAATCGCCACTTCAAAAGAGTGAAGCAACTACTGAAGAAGGTAAAGTTCTTTACGTCAATTACTGTGGTCACTGTCATGGTGCAACAGGAAAAGGTGATGGAGCAGTTGCTAAAAACAACGGCCCGATTCCACCGGCTTATGATTCAGAAACGATCAAAAATCTTCCTGAAGGAAAGATGTATCATACCATTACCTGGGGAAAAAATATGATGGGTTCTCACGCTTCTCAGGTCACTCCTACACAAAGATGGAAGATCATCATGTATATTCAGACTTTGCAGCATCCTGCAGGTCAGACAGCTTCAGCATCACCTGCAGATTCTACCAAGAGTGCAGGAAGTACTACAAAAATGTAA
- a CDS encoding DUF3341 domain-containing protein, which translates to MMAKRIYGIFDDEEALMHAIPHLKEKGVVCKDVQSPFPIHGIEALIGTPRTRISIASFLFGLTGTSFALWMTWYMMIHDWPINIGGKPNMMFYMNLPAFIPVTFELTVFCAAHGMAITFLLRSKLLPGVPAPIPHPRITDDKFVLHVDVKDESKVNDVAALIKSEGASDVLFKSMQFS; encoded by the coding sequence ATCATGGCAAAAAGAATCTACGGAATATTTGATGATGAGGAAGCATTAATGCATGCTATTCCGCATCTGAAAGAAAAAGGAGTTGTGTGTAAAGACGTTCAGAGTCCGTTCCCTATTCACGGGATCGAGGCATTGATTGGAACACCACGCACACGGATTTCAATCGCTTCATTCCTGTTCGGTTTGACAGGTACATCTTTCGCATTGTGGATGACATGGTACATGATGATCCACGACTGGCCGATCAATATCGGTGGTAAACCAAACATGATGTTTTACATGAACCTTCCGGCGTTTATTCCGGTAACGTTTGAGTTAACAGTTTTCTGTGCAGCGCACGGTATGGCAATTACTTTTTTATTGAGAAGTAAATTATTGCCGGGTGTCCCAGCACCAATTCCGCATCCAAGAATTACAGATGATAAATTCGTTCTTCACGTGGACGTGAAAGATGAAAGTAAGGTGAATGATGTTGCAGCTTTGATCAAAAGCGAAGGTGCATCAGATGTTCTATTTAAATCAATGCAATTTTCCTGA